The following coding sequences are from one Rhodobiaceae bacterium window:
- the clcD gene encoding carboxymethylenebutenolidase: MCDEETVKDSEAYLSRRQVGIAGGAAILMATLPRAANAADVTESDVTITTPDGEADAYFVHPSSGTHPGILIWPDILGLRPAFRQMGKRLAEAGYAVLVINPYYREAKSPVVGEGASFQDEETRNHVLPMALALSAQTVITDATAFVSFLDVQEATDTSKKIGTTGYCMGGPFTMVTAATLPERIGAGASFHGGRLVTNDPGSPHLLVPQMKADFLFAIAENDDEKQPEAKTALREAFGGAGLKAEIEVYEGALHGWCPPDSRVYNEAQAERAWSRMLTLFGNVLA; this comes from the coding sequence ATGTGCGACGAAGAGACCGTAAAAGACAGTGAAGCATATCTCTCGCGGCGTCAGGTAGGCATCGCAGGCGGCGCGGCAATTCTGATGGCAACCCTCCCCCGCGCTGCGAATGCTGCAGACGTAACTGAGTCAGACGTGACCATAACAACGCCTGATGGAGAGGCTGACGCCTATTTCGTGCATCCATCGTCAGGAACACATCCTGGCATTCTCATCTGGCCGGACATTTTGGGTCTGCGGCCTGCCTTCCGACAGATGGGAAAACGACTTGCGGAGGCCGGCTATGCAGTGCTGGTGATCAATCCCTATTATCGTGAAGCAAAATCCCCCGTGGTCGGCGAAGGTGCAAGCTTTCAGGACGAAGAAACCCGCAACCACGTGCTTCCTATGGCGCTTGCCCTATCAGCACAAACGGTCATAACCGATGCAACGGCGTTTGTGAGCTTTCTGGATGTTCAAGAAGCCACTGACACCTCAAAGAAGATAGGCACAACCGGCTATTGCATGGGTGGCCCCTTCACCATGGTTACCGCAGCCACGCTGCCCGAGCGGATTGGCGCCGGTGCGTCTTTCCACGGCGGGCGCCTGGTGACAAATGATCCCGGCAGTCCCCATCTTCTTGTGCCGCAAATGAAAGCCGATTTCCTCTTCGCCATTGCCGAAAATGACGACGAAAAACAACCTGAAGCAAAAACGGCCCTTCGCGAGGCGTTCGGCGGTGCGGGCCTCAAGGCTGAGATTGAGGTCTATGAGGGTGCGCTCCACGGCTGGTGCCCACCAGACAGCCGAGTCTATAACGAGGCTCAGGCAGAGCGCGCCTGGTCGCGTATGCTCACACTCTTTGGCAATGTTCTCGCTTGA